One window from the genome of Silvimonas iriomotensis encodes:
- a CDS encoding efflux transporter outer membrane subunit yields the protein MMQLPLKALTAALLALGLAACAVGPDYHAPKPADFQITNARLDDYSTTRIEHNWWAQLDDPALSRLIDQGLANNNDLRVALARVNAARAQFDVAKIDQWPTVTLNAQATRQNQQVPGFTTDRVLTNSFQAGFDAGWELDLWGRVANLAKGAGARADAAGYDLESARISVVAEIGRNYYLMRGAQQRYAVALRNLKNLESTLDITQARVTNGQGTELDVARAKANLANVQATLPPLETLVKVTQYRLDVLTGVMPGTQEAQLQPANLAPISRPIPIGDATELVKRRPDIASAERDLAAANADVGAAMAERFPRISVGGFLGFIASRGGELGQASSQAWSITPSVDWPAFRMGAVNARIRANEANVDASLARYNQTVLQAVEETEGALVTYNRTQQRLSRLVESAQQSKRAADIARVRYKEGATDFLTLLDAERTQLAAEDAMALAESDSYVELVAVYKALGGGWQAPAVATASK from the coding sequence ATGATGCAATTACCACTCAAAGCGCTGACCGCCGCGCTGCTGGCCCTGGGGCTGGCGGCCTGCGCGGTCGGCCCGGACTACCACGCACCCAAGCCGGCGGATTTCCAGATCACCAATGCCAGACTGGACGACTACAGCACGACCAGAATCGAACACAACTGGTGGGCACAGCTGGATGACCCGGCGCTGAGCCGCCTGATCGATCAAGGTCTGGCCAACAACAACGATTTGCGCGTCGCGCTGGCCCGCGTCAACGCCGCCCGCGCGCAATTTGATGTGGCAAAGATTGACCAGTGGCCCACGGTGACGCTGAACGCCCAGGCCACCCGGCAGAATCAGCAAGTACCCGGTTTCACCACCGACCGCGTGCTGACCAACTCCTTCCAGGCCGGCTTTGACGCCGGCTGGGAGCTGGACCTGTGGGGCCGCGTGGCCAATCTGGCCAAAGGCGCCGGCGCCCGCGCCGATGCCGCCGGTTACGATCTGGAAAGCGCGCGCATCAGCGTGGTGGCAGAAATCGGCCGCAACTACTACTTGATGCGGGGCGCCCAGCAGCGTTACGCCGTGGCATTGCGCAACCTGAAGAATCTGGAATCCACGCTGGATATCACCCAGGCCCGCGTCACCAACGGCCAGGGCACCGAGCTGGACGTGGCGCGCGCCAAGGCCAACCTGGCCAACGTGCAAGCCACGCTGCCGCCGCTGGAAACACTGGTCAAGGTCACGCAATACCGGCTGGATGTGCTGACCGGCGTCATGCCCGGAACCCAGGAAGCGCAACTGCAACCGGCGAACCTGGCGCCGATCTCCCGGCCGATCCCGATCGGTGACGCGACCGAACTGGTGAAACGCCGGCCGGATATCGCCTCCGCCGAGCGCGACCTGGCCGCCGCCAACGCCGATGTCGGTGCCGCCATGGCCGAACGCTTCCCGCGCATCAGCGTCGGCGGCTTCCTCGGCTTTATCGCCAGCCGCGGTGGCGAACTGGGCCAGGCCAGCTCACAAGCGTGGAGCATTACGCCATCGGTAGACTGGCCGGCGTTCCGCATGGGTGCGGTGAATGCGCGCATCCGCGCTAACGAAGCCAATGTGGACGCCAGCCTGGCACGCTACAACCAGACCGTGCTGCAAGCCGTGGAAGAAACCGAAGGCGCGCTGGTGACTTACAACCGCACGCAACAACGTCTGTCGCGCCTGGTGGAGTCTGCCCAGCAAAGCAAACGCGCCGCCGACATCGCCCGCGTACGCTACAAGGAAGGCGCCACCGACTTCCTGACGCTGCTGGACGCCGAACGCACCCAACTGGCCGCCGAAGACGCCATGGCCCTGGCCGAGTCTGACTCCTACGTCGAACTCGTCGCAGTGTACAAAGCCCTGGGCGGCGGCTGGCAAGCGCCGGCGGTGGCAACGGCCAGCAAGTGA
- a CDS encoding efflux RND transporter permease subunit: protein MNFSQYFIQRPIFAAVLSMIIFIAGLLALKVLPISEYPEVVPPTVVVRANYPGANPQTIAETVASPLEQKINGVEGMLYQSSQATSDGAMTLTVTFALGTDVDKAQVQVQNRVAQATPQLPQDVQRLGVTTEKSSPDLTMVVHLTSPNNRYDMLYLSNFANLQVKDALARIDGVGDVQLFGAGNYSMRLWLDPEKIASRNLTAGDVVKAVREQNIQVAAGTLGTPPSSSTANYQLNVNTQGRLITEEEFGNIIIRSGADGEIVRLKDVARVELGADKYALRSLLDNKPAVAIPIFQRPGSNALEISRQVRATMATLKKDFPEGVDYSIVYDPTVFVKGSIEAVVHTLFEAILLVVLVVILFLQTWRASIIPLVAVPVSLVGTFALMHLFGFSLNALSLFGLVLAIGIVVDDAIVVVENVERNIELGLSPIDATRRAMGEVTGPIVATALVLCAVFIPTAFISGLTGQFYRQFALTIAISTVISAFNSLTLSPALAAVLLKGHDAPKDRFTRWMDAALGWFFRPFNRFFVRSSNRYVGSVQGMLRRSAIAMIVYAGLLGFTVLGFHSVPTGFVPQQDKQYLVSFAQLPGAATLDRTESVIRAMSAIALKEPGVESAVAFPGLSINGFTNSPSAGILFVTLKPFEERRSADLSAGAIAGKLNAKFAGLQDAFVAIFPPPPVQGLGTIGGFRMQIEDRSGHGFDEMYKQVQNLIAKGSKTPELAGMFSGYQVNVPQIDAHIDRDKAKTHGVALTDAFDTMQIYLGSLYVNDFNRFGRTYQVNAQADQSFRLRPDDIVRLKTRNADGDMVPLGAFMTVKETSGPDRVQHYNGYVTAEINGGPAPGFSSGQAQAAMEKLAKEELPNGMTYEWTELTYQQILAGNTAVLVFPLCVLLVFLVLAALYESWTMPLAVILIVPMGLLSAITGLWLTHGDNNIFTQIGLIVLVGLACKNAILIVEFAREKEELEGMDPVHAVLEACRLRLRPILMTSMAFIMGVVPLVTSTGAGAEMRRAMGTAVFSGMLGVTFFGLLLTPVFYVLLRRLVLSGKKQKATTEQPPLLPPAQLEAK, encoded by the coding sequence ATGAACTTCTCTCAATATTTCATACAACGGCCCATCTTCGCCGCGGTGTTGTCGATGATTATTTTCATCGCCGGCCTGTTGGCGCTGAAGGTGCTGCCGATCAGTGAGTACCCGGAGGTGGTGCCGCCCACGGTGGTGGTGCGCGCGAATTATCCGGGGGCCAATCCGCAGACGATTGCGGAGACGGTGGCCAGCCCGCTGGAACAGAAAATCAACGGCGTCGAGGGGATGTTGTATCAGTCCTCACAAGCCACGTCCGATGGCGCAATGACGCTGACGGTGACCTTTGCGCTGGGCACGGATGTCGATAAAGCTCAGGTGCAGGTGCAGAACCGCGTTGCCCAGGCTACGCCGCAGTTGCCGCAAGATGTCCAGCGGCTGGGCGTGACCACGGAAAAAAGCTCGCCAGATCTGACGATGGTGGTTCACCTCACCTCGCCCAATAACCGCTACGACATGCTGTATCTGTCCAACTTTGCCAATTTGCAGGTGAAGGATGCGCTGGCGCGGATTGATGGCGTGGGTGATGTGCAGCTGTTTGGCGCGGGTAATTACTCCATGCGCCTGTGGCTGGACCCGGAGAAAATCGCCAGCCGCAATCTGACCGCGGGGGATGTGGTCAAGGCGGTGCGTGAGCAGAACATCCAGGTTGCGGCCGGTACGCTGGGCACGCCGCCGTCGTCTTCTACGGCCAATTACCAGCTCAACGTCAACACGCAAGGCCGGCTGATTACCGAGGAAGAGTTCGGCAACATCATCATCCGCAGCGGTGCAGATGGCGAGATCGTGCGCCTGAAAGACGTGGCCCGCGTAGAGCTGGGTGCCGACAAATACGCGCTGCGCTCCTTGCTGGACAACAAACCGGCGGTGGCGATTCCGATCTTCCAGCGTCCGGGTTCCAACGCGCTGGAGATCTCTCGCCAGGTGCGCGCCACCATGGCCACGCTGAAGAAAGATTTCCCGGAAGGTGTGGATTACTCCATCGTCTACGACCCGACCGTGTTCGTGAAGGGCTCGATCGAGGCCGTGGTGCACACGCTGTTTGAAGCCATCTTGCTGGTGGTGCTGGTGGTGATCCTGTTCCTGCAAACCTGGCGGGCGTCGATCATTCCGCTGGTGGCGGTGCCGGTCTCGCTGGTGGGTACATTTGCGCTGATGCATCTGTTTGGCTTCAGCCTGAACGCGCTCTCCTTGTTCGGCCTGGTGCTGGCGATCGGGATCGTGGTGGATGACGCCATTGTGGTGGTGGAGAACGTCGAGCGGAACATTGAACTGGGTCTCTCGCCCATCGATGCCACGCGCCGCGCCATGGGCGAAGTGACCGGCCCGATTGTCGCCACGGCACTGGTGCTGTGCGCGGTGTTTATCCCGACGGCGTTTATTTCTGGCCTCACCGGGCAGTTCTACCGCCAGTTTGCGCTGACCATTGCCATCAGCACGGTGATCTCGGCGTTCAACTCGCTCACCCTGTCGCCAGCGCTGGCCGCCGTGTTGCTCAAGGGTCATGACGCACCCAAAGACCGTTTCACCCGCTGGATGGACGCCGCGCTGGGCTGGTTCTTCCGCCCGTTCAACCGCTTCTTTGTGCGCTCGTCCAACCGTTATGTGGGTAGCGTGCAAGGCATGTTGCGCCGTTCGGCCATTGCCATGATCGTCTATGCCGGTTTGCTGGGCTTTACCGTGCTGGGCTTTCATAGCGTGCCGACGGGCTTTGTGCCGCAGCAGGATAAACAGTACCTGGTGTCGTTTGCGCAGTTGCCCGGCGCCGCCACGCTGGATCGCACCGAAAGCGTGATCCGCGCCATGAGCGCCATCGCCCTGAAAGAACCGGGCGTGGAAAGCGCCGTCGCTTTCCCGGGCTTGTCGATCAACGGGTTTACCAACAGCCCGTCGGCCGGGATTCTGTTTGTCACGCTCAAGCCGTTTGAAGAGCGCCGCAGTGCGGACCTGTCTGCCGGTGCCATTGCCGGCAAGCTCAACGCCAAGTTTGCCGGTCTGCAAGACGCGTTCGTGGCCATCTTCCCGCCCCCGCCGGTACAAGGGCTGGGGACGATTGGCGGGTTCCGCATGCAGATTGAAGACCGCAGCGGCCATGGCTTTGACGAGATGTACAAGCAGGTGCAGAACCTGATCGCCAAGGGCAGCAAGACGCCGGAACTGGCCGGGATGTTCTCTGGCTACCAGGTCAACGTGCCGCAGATCGATGCCCATATCGACCGCGACAAGGCCAAGACACACGGCGTGGCGCTGACCGATGCCTTTGACACCATGCAGATTTATCTGGGCTCTTTGTATGTGAACGACTTCAACCGCTTTGGCCGCACCTACCAGGTGAATGCCCAGGCTGACCAGTCGTTCCGTCTGCGCCCGGATGACATCGTGCGCCTGAAAACCCGCAATGCCGATGGCGACATGGTGCCGCTGGGCGCGTTCATGACCGTGAAGGAAACCAGCGGCCCGGATCGCGTGCAGCACTACAACGGCTACGTCACCGCCGAAATCAACGGCGGCCCGGCACCCGGCTTCAGCTCGGGCCAGGCCCAGGCCGCCATGGAAAAGCTGGCCAAGGAAGAACTGCCCAATGGCATGACGTATGAATGGACGGAACTGACGTATCAGCAAATCCTGGCCGGCAATACCGCTGTACTGGTGTTCCCGCTGTGCGTGCTGCTGGTGTTCCTGGTTCTGGCTGCGTTGTATGAAAGCTGGACCATGCCGCTGGCGGTGATTTTGATTGTGCCGATGGGCCTCTTGAGCGCCATTACCGGGCTGTGGCTGACCCATGGTGACAACAACATCTTTACGCAGATCGGTTTGATTGTGCTGGTGGGGCTGGCGTGCAAGAACGCCATCCTGATTGTGGAATTTGCGCGCGAGAAAGAAGAACTGGAAGGCATGGACCCGGTCCACGCCGTGCTGGAGGCTTGCCGCCTGCGGCTGCGCCCGATCCTGATGACGTCGATGGCGTTCATCATGGGCGTGGTGCCATTGGTGACCAGTACCGGTGCCGGTGCCGAAATGCGCCGCGCCATGGGTACCGCCGTGTTCTCCGGCATGCTGGGCGTGACCTTCTTTGGCCTCTTACTGACACCCGTGTTCTACGTGCTGTTGCGCCGCCTGGTGCTGTCTGGCAAGAAGCAAAAAGCCACCACTGAACAACCGCCGTTGCTGCCGCCGGCCCAACTGGAGGCTAAATAA
- a CDS encoding efflux RND transporter periplasmic adaptor subunit yields the protein MQRNKRISTVAALLVLAPVAAAVLSACQDSRASEQAAAPPPPTVSVAAVVHKSLNDWDEFTGRLEAPQTVEIRPRVSGYVQTVNFREGALVKKGDLLFQIDPRPFQAEVDRLTAENQAAKAHLAQAHSDAERAQRLKSQDAISQEDFDARNTALLAAQAQGDATSAELASARLNLEYTHVIAPISGRVSNALITAGNLVSSSAAGASLLTTVVSTDKVYAYFDADEQTFLKYQQQARQHKVNAADDKYPIFLGLADESGYPHQGSVDFLDNQVNPRTGTIRARAVFDNQNGEFTPGLFVRLKLIGEGQRDGILINDRAVSSDLGKKFVLVVGSDNKLVYRTVELGSDVDNLRLVKSGLKAGDVIVVNGLQKVRPGMAVTPAKVPMDTPSDLDRQFPAKG from the coding sequence ATGCAACGCAACAAACGCATTTCAACAGTTGCCGCCTTGCTGGTGCTCGCCCCTGTTGCCGCAGCGGTGCTGTCGGCCTGCCAGGACAGCCGCGCCAGTGAACAAGCCGCCGCGCCGCCGCCCCCGACGGTGAGCGTGGCGGCGGTGGTGCACAAATCGCTCAATGACTGGGATGAATTCACCGGCCGGCTGGAAGCGCCGCAAACGGTGGAAATCCGCCCCCGGGTGAGCGGTTATGTGCAGACCGTCAACTTCCGCGAAGGCGCGCTGGTCAAGAAGGGTGATCTGTTGTTCCAGATTGACCCGCGCCCTTTCCAGGCTGAGGTAGACCGCCTGACCGCAGAAAACCAGGCCGCCAAAGCGCACCTGGCCCAGGCCCATAGCGATGCCGAACGGGCGCAGCGTCTGAAGTCGCAAGACGCCATCAGCCAGGAAGACTTTGACGCCCGCAACACAGCACTGCTGGCGGCACAAGCACAGGGCGATGCCACATCAGCCGAGCTGGCATCGGCCAGGCTGAACCTGGAATACACCCACGTCATCGCGCCGATCAGCGGCCGCGTCAGCAATGCGCTGATCACCGCCGGCAACCTGGTGAGCAGCAGCGCGGCAGGCGCCAGTTTGCTGACCACCGTGGTCTCCACCGACAAGGTGTACGCCTACTTTGATGCCGACGAGCAAACCTTCCTGAAGTACCAGCAGCAAGCGCGTCAGCACAAGGTGAACGCGGCCGATGACAAGTACCCGATCTTTCTGGGGCTGGCCGATGAATCCGGTTATCCGCATCAAGGATCGGTGGATTTCCTGGATAACCAGGTCAACCCGCGCACCGGCACCATCCGCGCCCGCGCAGTGTTCGACAACCAGAATGGCGAGTTCACGCCGGGTCTGTTTGTGCGGCTCAAGCTGATTGGCGAAGGCCAGCGTGACGGCATCCTGATCAATGACCGCGCCGTCAGTTCTGACCTGGGCAAGAAGTTTGTGCTGGTGGTGGGCAGCGACAACAAGCTGGTTTACCGCACGGTGGAACTGGGCAGCGATGTCGACAACCTGCGGCTGGTGAAAAGCGGGCTGAAGGCGGGTGATGTGATTGTGGTGAATGGTCTGCAGAAGGTGCGTCCAGGGATGGCGGTGACACCGGCGAAGGTGCCGATGGATACACCGTCTGATCTGGACCGGCAGTTTCCGGCGAAAGGGTAA